Proteins co-encoded in one Kribbella qitaiheensis genomic window:
- a CDS encoding elongation factor G, with protein MRTLNLGILAHVDAGKTSLTERLLYAAGVIDEVGSVDDGSTQTDSLALERQRGITIKSAVVSFAIDDVTVNLIDTPGHPDFIAEVERALGVLDGAVLVVSAVEGVQAQTRVLMRTLQRLKIPTLIFVNKLDRAGARNEELVKTITDKLASEVIPMGSTSGLGTPTAGFAPYGRDDSGFTLAMVDLLAEHDEQLLATFVENEKALSYDALRARLAEQTKRALVHPVYFGSAITGAGTDDLIKGIRDLLPAGEGDGDGPVAGSVFKVERGPAGEKIAFVRMFSGAIRTRDRLRFRGDQEAKVTAISVFDNGSTLSRTEVSAGQIGKLWGLGGIQIGDRVGAAGNNSAGGGNGSDGTGDPGTGDPGDGRRGEGSGSGAAAAESGYFAPPTLETVIAPVRTSDKGNLQVALSQLAEQDPLINLRQDDLRHETFVSLYGEVQKEVIQTTLAGEFGIEVTFRESTTICIERLNWPGAAVEFNKVDPNPFLATVGLRVEPAPVNTGVIFRLEVELGSMPYAFIKAVEETIRETLQQSIHGWQIPDCTVVMTHSGYSARQSHSHGVFDKSMSSTAGDFRNLTPLVLMKAIQQAGTTVLEPMHRFQLEIPTDTTRSVLAALARLRAIPQVPALAAATSTLEGELPAAAVYKLEQQLPALTRGEGVLESAFDRYHPVTGRIPTRPRTDHDPLNRREYLLHVLRRV; from the coding sequence GTGCGAACACTCAATTTGGGGATTCTGGCGCATGTAGACGCCGGTAAGACGAGTCTGACCGAGCGGTTGTTGTACGCCGCGGGGGTTATCGACGAGGTCGGCAGCGTTGACGACGGCAGTACGCAGACCGACTCGCTGGCGTTGGAACGGCAGCGTGGGATCACGATCAAGTCCGCGGTGGTGTCGTTCGCCATCGATGATGTGACGGTCAACCTGATCGATACTCCGGGGCACCCGGATTTCATCGCCGAGGTCGAGCGGGCGCTCGGTGTGCTTGACGGTGCCGTGCTGGTGGTCTCGGCGGTCGAGGGCGTTCAGGCGCAGACGCGGGTGCTGATGCGGACGTTGCAGCGACTGAAGATCCCGACGCTGATCTTCGTCAACAAGCTGGATCGCGCCGGTGCGCGCAACGAGGAGTTGGTGAAGACCATCACCGACAAGCTCGCGAGCGAGGTCATCCCGATGGGGTCGACCAGCGGACTCGGTACGCCGACAGCCGGCTTCGCGCCGTACGGGCGAGACGATTCCGGCTTCACCTTGGCCATGGTCGACCTGCTGGCCGAGCACGACGAGCAGTTGCTGGCGACCTTTGTGGAGAATGAGAAGGCGCTCTCGTACGACGCGTTGCGGGCGCGCCTGGCTGAGCAGACGAAGCGGGCGCTGGTGCATCCGGTGTACTTCGGCTCCGCGATCACCGGTGCCGGTACGGACGACCTGATCAAAGGGATCCGGGACTTGTTGCCGGCCGGCGAAGGCGATGGCGACGGGCCCGTCGCGGGGTCCGTGTTCAAGGTGGAGCGTGGTCCGGCGGGAGAGAAGATCGCGTTCGTGCGGATGTTCTCCGGGGCGATCCGGACGCGGGACCGGTTGCGGTTCCGCGGTGATCAGGAGGCGAAGGTCACCGCTATCAGCGTCTTCGACAACGGCTCGACGTTGTCTCGGACCGAGGTGTCGGCGGGCCAGATCGGCAAGCTGTGGGGCCTCGGCGGAATCCAGATCGGCGACAGAGTCGGTGCCGCCGGCAACAACAGCGCTGGCGGTGGCAACGGCTCCGATGGCACGGGCGACCCTGGCACGGGCGACCCTGGCGATGGCCGACGTGGCGAGGGCAGCGGGAGTGGTGCAGCGGCGGCGGAGAGCGGCTACTTCGCTCCCCCGACGCTGGAGACGGTGATCGCGCCGGTGCGGACGTCCGACAAGGGGAACCTGCAGGTCGCGCTCTCCCAGCTGGCCGAGCAGGATCCGCTGATCAACCTGCGGCAGGACGACCTGCGGCACGAGACGTTCGTATCGCTGTACGGCGAGGTGCAGAAGGAGGTCATCCAGACCACCCTGGCCGGTGAGTTCGGGATCGAGGTCACCTTCCGGGAGTCGACGACGATCTGCATCGAGCGGCTCAACTGGCCCGGTGCGGCGGTCGAGTTCAACAAGGTCGACCCGAATCCGTTCCTGGCCACTGTTGGTCTGCGGGTGGAGCCGGCTCCGGTCAACACCGGGGTGATCTTCCGGCTCGAGGTGGAGCTCGGATCGATGCCGTACGCGTTCATCAAGGCGGTCGAGGAGACCATCCGGGAGACCTTGCAGCAGAGCATCCACGGCTGGCAGATCCCTGACTGCACAGTGGTGATGACGCATTCGGGGTATTCGGCCCGCCAGAGCCACTCGCATGGTGTGTTCGACAAGAGCATGTCCAGTACCGCGGGCGACTTCCGGAACCTGACCCCGCTGGTCTTGATGAAAGCAATACAACAAGCAGGTACGACGGTGCTCGAACCGATGCACCGTTTCCAGCTGGAGATCCCGACCGACACCACCCGCTCTGTCCTGGCGGCACTCGCGCGGTTGCGGGCGATCCCGCAAGTGCCGGCGCTCGCCGCAGCGACCTCAACTCTCGAAGGCGAGCTCCCAGCAGCGGCGGTCTACAAACTCGAGCAACAACTCCCCGCCCTGACCCG
- a CDS encoding phosphotransferase enzyme family protein, with product MTKQGSFKRAVRERARETGQRYTQALADLEQINRSPFARTRPFEHFDLKTHLETRYGIQISSLAPIDDDPATRPRGSWPGHYPSTLLVRRDDGPPWIARVFSSQADQLARVEDDAEILRFLAAHDFPAERIAHDDPVSMFNDSGVIVTQFVDGGRPADEHGRSESAEIAQELGSLLGRLHALPAADGAVARDGGAEEADGGFYVGRPKQDLAAAMSFLASVEDKVTPDGREKFEWLCDQVENADDAEGLPEALTHSNYHLWAAVGIPGTLTIVGWAGSGRGPRLPALAWLLRTTAEGNPDNIDAVLRGYRQHIQLTDDELQRLPRILTMRALWLACLDCQIAVNNGDTPTINEGWIHPGSTEYAERLAARAIAALSQ from the coding sequence ATGACCAAACAGGGCAGTTTCAAACGCGCCGTCCGCGAACGGGCACGCGAGACCGGGCAGCGGTACACCCAAGCACTCGCCGATCTGGAACAGATCAACAGATCGCCGTTCGCGCGTACCCGCCCGTTCGAACACTTCGACCTCAAGACCCACCTTGAGACGCGGTACGGAATTCAGATCAGCTCGCTGGCACCGATCGACGACGACCCAGCCACGCGGCCACGTGGCTCGTGGCCGGGCCACTACCCGTCGACGTTGCTTGTCCGGCGGGACGACGGTCCGCCATGGATCGCCCGGGTGTTCTCGTCGCAGGCAGACCAGCTCGCTCGTGTCGAGGACGACGCAGAGATCCTGCGGTTCCTGGCTGCGCACGACTTTCCCGCGGAACGGATCGCGCACGATGATCCGGTGTCGATGTTCAACGACAGCGGCGTGATCGTGACCCAGTTCGTCGACGGTGGACGCCCGGCCGACGAGCACGGCCGCAGCGAATCCGCCGAGATCGCACAGGAACTGGGCAGCCTGCTGGGGCGACTACACGCGCTCCCCGCGGCAGACGGCGCGGTCGCCAGAGACGGCGGTGCGGAGGAAGCCGACGGCGGCTTCTACGTCGGCCGGCCGAAACAGGATCTGGCCGCGGCGATGAGCTTTCTGGCCAGCGTCGAGGACAAAGTGACCCCCGACGGTCGGGAGAAGTTCGAATGGCTGTGCGATCAGGTCGAGAACGCTGACGACGCCGAAGGGCTGCCCGAAGCGCTCACCCACAGCAACTACCACCTCTGGGCCGCCGTCGGCATCCCCGGCACGCTCACGATCGTAGGCTGGGCCGGCTCCGGGCGCGGGCCGCGACTACCCGCACTCGCCTGGCTCCTGAGGACCACAGCCGAAGGCAACCCGGACAACATCGACGCCGTCCTGCGCGGCTACCGCCAGCACATCCAGCTCACCGACGATGAGCTCCAAAGGCTCCCCCGAATCCTGACCATGCGAGCACTCTGGTTGGCCTGCCTCGACTGCCAGATAGCGGTGAACAACGGCGACACGCCGACCATCAACGAGGGTTGGATACACCCAGGAAGCACCGAATACGCCGAACGACTGGCGGCGCGCGCTATCGCAGCATTGAGCCAGTGA
- a CDS encoding uridine monophosphate kinase — protein MPKYRRLVIKLSGQAIAGSAGFGFDKDRLNHLAREVIAARDTGVEVAVVVGGGNVFRGNRAEDWGIDRVEADNIGMLGTVINAVLLRGKLHELGEADVRLMTALPINNLAEPYIRLRALRHLEKGSIVLLGCGNGQPFTTTDYPSVQRAVELDADALLVAKNGTDGVYDADPNKVPTARRFDHLSYQQVIDKGLGVMDQGRLHPRPRPPPPPPRLRHRPPRRSRRHHHRLPHRHHHQLIHTWAVNSSKFRLIQRSASTPRAYLSASAGPARCGSSVSRT, from the coding sequence ATGCCGAAGTACCGCCGTCTGGTGATCAAACTGTCCGGTCAGGCGATCGCCGGTTCGGCCGGGTTCGGATTCGACAAGGACCGGCTGAACCACCTCGCCCGGGAGGTCATCGCCGCCCGTGACACCGGGGTCGAGGTCGCGGTGGTCGTCGGCGGTGGCAACGTCTTCCGCGGCAACCGGGCCGAGGACTGGGGCATCGACCGGGTCGAGGCGGACAACATCGGCATGCTCGGCACCGTCATCAACGCGGTACTCCTGCGCGGCAAGCTCCACGAGCTCGGCGAGGCCGACGTACGGCTGATGACAGCGCTCCCGATCAACAACCTCGCCGAGCCGTACATCCGCCTGCGTGCCCTCCGCCACCTGGAGAAGGGCTCGATCGTCCTGCTCGGCTGCGGCAACGGGCAGCCGTTCACGACCACCGACTATCCGTCCGTCCAGCGAGCCGTCGAGCTCGATGCCGACGCGCTCCTGGTCGCGAAGAACGGCACGGACGGCGTGTACGACGCGGATCCCAACAAGGTCCCGACCGCCCGCCGCTTCGACCACCTCAGCTACCAGCAGGTCATCGACAAGGGCCTCGGCGTGATGGACCAGGGCCGCCTTCATCCTCGCCCGCGACCACCACCTCCCCCTCCACGTCTTCGACATCGACCGCCCCGGCGCAGCCGCCGCCATCACCACCGGCTCCCCCATCGGCACCACCATCAGCTGATCCACACCTGGGCGGTCAACTCCTCGAAGTTCCGGCTGATCCAGCGCAGTGCGTCGACTCCCCGCGCGTACTTGTCTGCCTCGGCAGGACCGGCACGGTGCGGCAGTTCCGTCAGCAGGACGTAG
- a CDS encoding tyrosine-type recombinase/integrase, translating into MKVLAAQAAFFAARRPRKDSPHTTAAYRRDLAGITALLAEDPESLDVTDLTPQVLRDAFGAFADDHAKSSVLRAWSTWNQFLTFCVADGLLTGNPMGAVARPKTPPLSPKPLRGEDTPERLLRAAADGARRTRDPWPERDVLVIALGLVAGLRSAEMRTLTADSLAGRAGEMRLHIHGKGSRDRSIPVEPIMEKIIAAYVESCARRFPRKRFGRSVRLLLDREGEPIGRGGLEYLVKSCYRWAGLHDRVPVGANLHALRHTFATRLAEDGATASEIMALLGHASLATSQNYIEATGREQRSAAASNRTYRTLDRMVDP; encoded by the coding sequence ATGAAGGTTCTCGCTGCTCAAGCGGCGTTCTTCGCGGCCCGCCGGCCGCGGAAGGACTCCCCCCACACGACCGCCGCCTACCGTCGTGATCTCGCCGGCATCACCGCATTGCTTGCCGAGGACCCCGAGAGCCTCGATGTCACCGACCTCACTCCGCAGGTGTTACGGGACGCGTTCGGTGCGTTCGCCGACGACCACGCCAAGAGTTCCGTACTCCGTGCCTGGTCGACCTGGAACCAGTTTCTCACCTTCTGTGTGGCCGACGGGCTGCTCACCGGCAACCCGATGGGCGCGGTGGCGAGACCCAAGACCCCTCCCCTCTCCCCCAAGCCGCTGCGTGGTGAGGACACCCCGGAGAGGTTGCTGAGGGCAGCAGCCGACGGTGCACGCCGGACGCGCGATCCCTGGCCGGAGCGGGACGTGCTCGTCATCGCCCTCGGGCTCGTCGCCGGTCTCCGCTCCGCCGAGATGCGCACCCTGACAGCCGACTCGCTGGCCGGCCGCGCCGGCGAGATGCGGCTGCACATCCATGGGAAGGGCAGCCGGGACAGATCCATCCCGGTCGAGCCGATCATGGAGAAGATCATTGCCGCGTACGTCGAATCGTGCGCGCGCCGCTTTCCACGCAAGCGGTTCGGGCGCTCGGTGAGGTTGCTCCTGGATCGCGAGGGTGAGCCGATCGGCCGCGGCGGCCTCGAGTACTTGGTCAAGTCCTGCTACCGCTGGGCCGGTCTGCACGACCGCGTCCCGGTCGGCGCGAACCTGCACGCCCTCCGGCACACCTTCGCGACGCGGCTGGCCGAAGACGGCGCGACAGCCTCGGAGATCATGGCGCTGCTCGGCCACGCCAGCCTCGCCACCAGCCAGAACTACATCGAGGCGACCGGCCGGGAGCAACGGTCCGCCGCGGCGAGCAACCGCACCTACCGGACGCTGGACCGGATGGTCGATCCCTAG
- the dnaN gene encoding DNA polymerase III subunit beta: MTLHCQIDAEGTCLVPGRMLAEITKLLPPGLVTLSTAGHRFVICCGDAVYSLPLLPLADYPATASPEAEHQSALAAGAFAAAVGRVAVSAARDDVVPALAGINLSFSGDAVELASTDRYRLGIARVGLTEQVDPFEVLVPAKALGELTRPFAGDGGRLLLSLTAETLHLRNLTRSAWIRTLTGPYLPYRRIVPDHTPISATVDRVALRDVVRRLSVVAAGLTPIWLVYGVGSLRVRAGSDDDASGAETLAGTVTGAPLTVAFTAQLLLDAINSFDSPQLITAYTGAWKPAVLTGANGNGEPNGDYLHVLTPRLLPLE, encoded by the coding sequence ATCACCCTCCACTGCCAGATCGATGCTGAAGGCACCTGTCTCGTCCCGGGGCGGATGCTCGCAGAGATCACAAAGCTGCTCCCGCCCGGGCTGGTCACGCTCAGCACGGCTGGCCACCGATTCGTCATCTGTTGCGGAGATGCCGTCTACTCTCTTCCCTTGCTGCCACTGGCCGACTACCCGGCAACCGCTTCACCTGAAGCGGAGCATCAGTCGGCGCTTGCTGCCGGCGCGTTCGCCGCGGCTGTCGGGCGAGTCGCTGTCTCCGCCGCGCGGGACGACGTGGTGCCGGCGTTGGCAGGCATCAACCTCAGCTTCTCCGGCGACGCGGTCGAGCTGGCGAGCACCGACCGGTACCGGCTGGGCATCGCGCGGGTCGGGCTGACCGAGCAGGTCGATCCGTTCGAGGTGCTCGTGCCGGCGAAGGCGCTCGGTGAGCTGACCCGCCCGTTTGCCGGCGACGGCGGGCGGCTGCTGCTGTCGCTCACCGCCGAGACGCTGCACCTGCGCAATCTCACCCGCTCGGCTTGGATCCGCACGCTGACCGGCCCCTACCTGCCGTACCGGCGGATCGTTCCCGACCACACCCCGATCAGCGCCACAGTCGACCGCGTGGCCCTGCGAGACGTCGTCAGACGCCTGAGCGTCGTCGCAGCCGGCCTGACCCCGATCTGGCTCGTGTACGGCGTGGGGTCGCTCCGGGTCCGCGCCGGGTCGGACGACGACGCCTCCGGCGCCGAGACCCTAGCCGGCACCGTCACCGGGGCCCCGTTGACAGTCGCGTTCACCGCGCAACTCCTGCTCGACGCGATCAACTCGTTCGACAGCCCGCAGCTGATCACGGCGTACACGGGCGCCTGGAAGCCCGCCGTACTGACGGGTGCCAACGGCAACGGCGAACCGAACGGCGACTACCTGCACGTACTCACGCCCCGCTTGCTTCCCCTGGAATAA
- a CDS encoding YciI family protein, with protein MPKYLLLKHYRGGPEQHKPLPPMDQWAPEDVEAHMAFLHHVSELLEKNGEFVDAQALTPTRTWVRYGGPDAAPVTTDGPLPETSDLVAGWYMIDVDSYERALELAAYVSSEPGPGGEPMYEWIDVREIMSEAPTDD; from the coding sequence ATGCCGAAGTACCTGCTTCTGAAGCACTATCGCGGCGGCCCGGAGCAGCACAAGCCGCTGCCTCCGATGGATCAGTGGGCGCCGGAGGACGTCGAGGCACATATGGCGTTCCTCCACCACGTCAGCGAGCTGCTCGAGAAGAACGGTGAGTTCGTCGACGCGCAGGCGCTCACGCCGACGCGTACGTGGGTGCGCTACGGCGGCCCCGACGCGGCGCCCGTCACCACCGACGGCCCGCTTCCCGAGACGAGCGACCTGGTCGCGGGTTGGTACATGATCGACGTCGACTCGTACGAGCGTGCGCTCGAGCTGGCGGCGTACGTGTCCTCCGAGCCGGGTCCCGGCGGCGAACCGATGTACGAGTGGATCGACGTACGGGAGATCATGTCCGAGGCGCCGACGGATGACTGA
- a CDS encoding MBL fold metallo-hydrolase has protein sequence MENAIARGGEPVLKQVAEGVLVHESEFCQSNAIVVQGQGGMLVIDAGVLGDELACLAKDLSDSGQIVVAGFSTHPHWDHLLWHAGLGTAPRFGTARCAATAKARLSGGVGAVAKAAGVPDGVPLDLLGQITGLPAEAARIPWDGPEVRIIEHQAHAHGHAALLIEERGVLVAGDMLSDVLIPMLDLNASEPIEDYLAALQLLDGVASDVTVVIPGHGSVGGADQLRRRIDQDRAYVHALRDTQVLNDPRIGPSAKTGWEWVAGVHERQHQHLTQKSRP, from the coding sequence TTGGAGAACGCAATCGCCAGGGGAGGGGAGCCCGTGCTGAAGCAGGTGGCGGAGGGTGTACTGGTCCATGAGAGCGAGTTCTGCCAGAGCAACGCCATTGTCGTGCAAGGCCAGGGTGGCATGTTGGTCATCGACGCCGGGGTGCTGGGCGACGAACTGGCCTGCCTCGCGAAGGACCTGTCCGATTCGGGCCAGATCGTCGTGGCGGGTTTCTCGACGCATCCTCATTGGGATCACCTGCTCTGGCACGCCGGCCTCGGTACGGCGCCCCGTTTCGGTACCGCGCGCTGTGCGGCGACTGCCAAAGCTCGACTGTCCGGGGGAGTAGGGGCGGTCGCAAAGGCCGCCGGCGTCCCCGACGGCGTACCCCTGGATCTGCTCGGCCAAATCACCGGCCTGCCCGCAGAAGCTGCGCGGATTCCCTGGGACGGCCCCGAGGTCCGGATCATCGAGCATCAAGCGCATGCCCACGGTCACGCGGCGCTGCTGATCGAGGAACGCGGGGTTCTCGTCGCCGGTGACATGCTGTCCGACGTCTTGATCCCGATGCTCGACCTGAACGCCTCGGAACCGATCGAGGACTACTTGGCCGCGCTGCAGCTGCTCGACGGCGTAGCGAGCGACGTCACCGTCGTGATCCCTGGGCACGGTTCCGTCGGCGGAGCTGATCAGCTCCGCCGACGGATCGACCAGGACCGCGCGTACGTGCACGCCCTGCGAGACACCCAGGTTCTCAACGACCCGAGGATCGGCCCATCGGCCAAAACCGGATGGGAGTGGGTGGCCGGCGTCCACGAACGGCAACACCAGCACCTCACCCAGAAGAGTCGTCCTTGA
- a CDS encoding GNAT family N-acetyltransferase — MKSYPLLDVRITTPTLELRGATDNLLDELADAVRAGKTHADPAPYDDPMSFYETDPDLRVAKWLRAIWRGRGKVGPEAWRLYFVVVVDGHPVGMQDLIGIDFPTFGTVTSFSWLADDQRGRGLGHEMRAAILHLAFDGLGSKEASSDAFVDNHGSNAISRGLGYEPNGSDWATRQDEPALLNRWRLTRDNWEQGRRDDIQLHNIEACHAGLPLL; from the coding sequence ATGAAGAGCTATCCGCTTCTTGATGTGCGCATCACTACGCCGACTCTGGAGTTGCGCGGCGCTACCGACAACCTGTTGGACGAGCTCGCGGATGCCGTGCGCGCCGGCAAGACGCACGCCGACCCAGCGCCGTACGACGACCCGATGTCATTCTATGAGACAGATCCTGACCTGCGCGTGGCCAAGTGGCTACGGGCGATCTGGCGTGGCAGAGGGAAGGTCGGGCCCGAGGCCTGGCGGCTGTACTTCGTGGTCGTCGTGGATGGGCATCCGGTCGGGATGCAGGATCTCATCGGAATCGACTTCCCCACCTTCGGCACAGTCACCAGCTTCTCGTGGCTGGCCGATGATCAGCGCGGCCGCGGACTCGGACATGAGATGCGAGCAGCGATCCTGCACCTGGCGTTCGACGGGCTCGGGTCGAAGGAAGCGAGCAGCGACGCTTTTGTGGACAACCACGGCTCCAACGCGATCTCGCGAGGCCTCGGCTACGAGCCCAACGGCTCCGATTGGGCAACAAGGCAAGACGAACCCGCCCTGCTGAACCGGTGGCGACTGACCAGAGACAACTGGGAACAGGGCCGCAGGGACGACATCCAGCTCCACAACATCGAGGCCTGCCACGCAGGCCTACCCTTACTCTGA
- a CDS encoding Type 1 glutamine amidotransferase-like domain-containing protein: MKLLLTSSGIRNPSIADALVELLGKPIAESSALFVPTGIYPFPGGAGMAWQAIFGKEDHPLCGLGWKSLGLLELTALPTIREENWVPMVQEADALLIWGGDVLYLTHWMRQSGLADLFPSLSETVYVGVSAGSIALTPYNCDAEFDLEFVPEGSDMAEGGDRALGLVDFTLYPHLDREGMEDASMANIEKWASGIPVPTYAIDDQTAIKVVDGAVEVISEGNWRLFNG, from the coding sequence ATGAAACTTCTTCTCACTTCCTCGGGCATCCGCAACCCGAGCATCGCCGACGCGCTCGTCGAGCTGCTGGGCAAGCCGATCGCCGAGTCGAGCGCCCTCTTCGTTCCGACCGGCATCTACCCGTTCCCCGGCGGCGCCGGGATGGCGTGGCAGGCGATCTTCGGAAAAGAGGACCACCCCTTGTGCGGGCTGGGCTGGAAGTCCTTGGGACTGCTGGAACTGACCGCGCTGCCGACCATCCGGGAAGAGAACTGGGTCCCGATGGTCCAGGAGGCCGATGCCCTGCTCATCTGGGGCGGCGATGTCCTTTACCTGACCCACTGGATGCGGCAGTCGGGCCTGGCAGACCTCTTCCCGTCACTGAGCGAGACGGTCTACGTGGGGGTGAGCGCCGGGAGCATCGCGCTGACTCCCTACAACTGCGACGCGGAGTTCGACCTCGAGTTCGTGCCCGAAGGCAGCGATATGGCGGAGGGCGGCGACAGGGCGCTGGGGCTGGTGGACTTCACGCTGTATCCGCACCTCGATCGCGAGGGTATGGAGGATGCGTCCATGGCCAACATCGAGAAGTGGGCGTCCGGGATCCCGGTCCCGACGTACGCCATCGACGATCAGACGGCCATCAAGGTGGTCGACGGCGCCGTCGAGGTCATCTCCGAAGGGAACTGGAGGCTGTTCAACGGCTAG
- a CDS encoding maleylpyruvate isomerase N-terminal domain-containing protein — protein sequence MTDIRADFLAVSRIAAGLLREPSLESVWTGPSALAEFSVGGLAGHLAYQVLAIPQILREPIPSEPTIALLDHYARVEWIDAAPDDEISVRIRAGGDQLAADGPTSLADELDAAIARLGADFVTTPDRAVRISLWGPWSLTLEDMLVTRMMELAVHSDDLAVSIGVPTPVFPDSSVQTVVDLLTRLALRRHGQIPVLRALSRVERSPASITAF from the coding sequence ATGACCGACATCAGAGCTGACTTCCTTGCAGTGTCCCGGATCGCCGCCGGGTTGCTCCGCGAGCCGAGTCTCGAATCCGTCTGGACCGGGCCGAGTGCCCTGGCCGAGTTCAGCGTGGGTGGACTGGCCGGGCATCTCGCGTACCAGGTGCTCGCGATCCCGCAGATCCTGCGCGAGCCGATCCCTTCCGAGCCGACCATCGCGCTGCTCGACCACTACGCGCGGGTGGAGTGGATCGACGCGGCGCCGGACGACGAGATCAGCGTCCGGATCCGCGCCGGCGGCGATCAACTCGCGGCCGACGGGCCCACCAGTCTTGCCGACGAACTCGACGCTGCCATCGCGCGACTTGGCGCCGATTTCGTGACGACGCCCGACCGCGCAGTACGGATCTCACTGTGGGGTCCGTGGTCGCTGACGCTCGAGGACATGCTCGTCACCAGGATGATGGAGCTGGCGGTGCACTCGGACGATCTCGCCGTCAGCATCGGGGTGCCGACGCCGGTCTTCCCCGACAGTTCCGTGCAGACCGTGGTCGATCTGCTGACCAGGTTGGCTTTGCGGCGGCACGGCCAGATTCCGGTACTCCGGGCGCTCAGCCGGGTCGAGCGTTCCCCCGCGTCGATCACCGCATTCTGA
- a CDS encoding phosphotransferase enzyme family protein — protein sequence METAEPPIDAWSNTLGTPRVDRLAHGNPDVRLWSVWGDDDRPYILRAVGQWRPGASLTDEHRVLLHLKEAGVSVAVPVRSNDGALYVEHRNRTYVLVPRLPADDVEHELLPDAGDVCARIGSAIGGLHLALAEYPRVVESYEHDLLQHAFEGSRPKLPRNIRERWIDPHAEVARTVLRGLPIQLIHGDCNSGNVLLSEGQVSGFIDLDHLPVGQRIYDLAYYLVSRVRDLIDPVERPGPAQRGLSPRRRFVCGRVSRAEPAL from the coding sequence ATGGAGACAGCTGAGCCACCGATAGACGCCTGGTCCAACACCCTGGGGACACCGCGCGTCGATCGGCTAGCGCACGGCAACCCGGACGTACGACTGTGGTCCGTCTGGGGTGACGACGACCGGCCCTATATCTTGCGGGCTGTCGGGCAATGGCGCCCAGGTGCAAGCCTGACTGACGAACATCGGGTGCTCCTTCATCTGAAGGAGGCTGGAGTCAGCGTCGCGGTTCCTGTCCGCTCAAACGACGGAGCGCTGTACGTGGAGCACCGCAATCGCACCTACGTCCTGGTACCGAGACTTCCCGCCGATGACGTGGAGCATGAGTTGCTGCCGGACGCAGGCGACGTGTGCGCGAGAATCGGTTCGGCTATCGGCGGCCTGCACCTGGCGCTCGCGGAGTACCCCCGGGTCGTCGAGTCGTACGAGCACGATCTCTTGCAACACGCCTTCGAAGGGTCCCGCCCCAAGCTGCCCCGCAACATCCGGGAGCGTTGGATCGATCCGCACGCCGAGGTCGCGAGAACCGTACTGCGCGGGCTACCGATCCAACTGATTCACGGCGACTGCAACTCCGGCAACGTTTTGCTGAGCGAAGGTCAGGTGTCCGGTTTCATCGACCTCGACCATCTACCGGTCGGGCAGCGGATCTATGACCTCGCCTATTACCTGGTCAGTCGCGTCCGCGATCTCATCGACCCGGTCGAGCGGCCCGGACCGGCGCAGCGCGGCCTTTCTCCGCGTCGTCGGTTTGTATGCGGGCGGGTATCACGCGCGGAACCCGCTCTCTGA